The Pigmentiphaga aceris DNA segment ATGGCGCAGTCGCTGCTGGGCATGCTGACCAAGCTGTTCGGCAAGGAAGAAAAATTCCTGCGTGAAGATGTCTCGGCCGGCTCCCGCTTCGTGGACGCCGAACAGGCGCTAGAAAAGACACTGGAGAAGGAATACCAGGACCGTCTGTTTGCCAAGAACCGGTCAGTGGCAAACCGTGGGGTATTGCTGTGGTTGCTGTACACCGCAGTCTCTATTGGCGCAGCCTGGTGGCATAACCCCGATAACGCAGGCTACGTCAGCTTCAGCCTGCCCTTCGCGATCCCGGCAATTCTGGCGTTCACAGGCCTGTACGGCGCGATGCGGCGTGGCAATGCCAGCTGGAAGGTGGTGTTGTTCACTCTGTTCTTCGTCGGCCCGTTCCTGGCGGGTGGCCTGGTCACCTTGCTGGTGTTCACCCGGCCAACCGGTATCGGTGCGCTGCCTGCGCTGCTGCCCTTCATTCTGTTGCCCGTGGTCGTGCGCGCCTACACCTTCCTGCGCGGCTACACTGAGGAAGGCTATCGGGTCATGGACCAGATCAATGGTCTGAAGCAATACCTGACGCTGGCCGAAAGCCCGCGCCTGCAGGCCCTTGCCACGCCACAGGAAAAGCTCGGCGTCTTTGAAAAATGCCTGCCTTACGCCGTGGCGCTGGATGTAGGCAAGGCCTGGGCGGCCGCATTCGCCGGAGCGTTTACCGGGATTGCAGGCATAGCGGCAATGGATGCCATGCAGCAGATGTATGGCGGCCATGACTTGCTGAGCGGCAATCCGGACCGCGCAGTGCGCGACATGTCCAATGACATTGCCCCGCGTGCGTCCGATCACGATTCCAGTTCCAGCTCCACCAGTTCCTCAGGTGGCAGCGGCGGCTGGAGCAGCAGCGGTGGCAGTTCTTCGTCCAGCGGTTCTTCTGGCGGTGGTTCTTCGGGCGGCGGCGGCGGTGGCGGGGGTGGCTCGGGCTGGTAAGCGTTGCAACGAGACCACTGCCCGCATCGACTGCGCAGTGCCACTCTGCAAAAATGCGAATGATTGCTATCCTCGATTCCGGGCGGCCTTGTGCCGCCCGATTTCGTGTTGACGCATGTCGCATCTCTTGCCTGGTTGGTGTCGTGGTCGTCCGCTATTACCGAGAACTGCTGAACCACTTCGCCAACCGGCTCAGAAACCGGGACGGCGCGGCCGACCTGGTCCAGGAGGCCTACGTGCGTCTGCTGTCCATGCAGCACGCCGGGCAGTCCGTACAGGAGCCCCGCGCCCTGCTGTACAGAACCGCTCATAACCTGATGATCGACCAGCACCGTCATGCCGAGGTACGCGATCATGAAGACATTGATGGTCTGGCTGAATCGGAACAGCCGGCTGCGCCTACCCATCTGCAGCCGGACGAGGCCTATGCTTTTGAGCAACGCGCCCGCGCCATGCACGCGGTCATCGATGCGCTGCCGCCGCGTTGCCGCGAGGCCTTTGTGCTCAATCGTTTTGAAGGCCTGTCGCACCAGGAAGTGGCCGAACACATGGGCATCTCGCGCAACATGGTCGCGCAGCATGTGATTCGCGGCGTGCTGGCCTGCAAGGCGTGTGACGATGCACTGCGCGTTCAGCAGCCGATCTCCGAAGGACAGTCATGAACCGGTCTGCCCGCTTGCCGATACCGGACGAGGATGCGCGTGACACCGCAGCATTCCTGGCGACTCAGGACCCCATCGACACCCAGGCCGCGATGTGGCTGCTGCGCCAGCAAGACGGCTGGTCGACTGAGGACGCAGCCGCGTGCGAGGCGTGGTTGCAGACGGACCCGGCACACCGCCGCGCGTTCGATCGTCTGCGTGACGTCTGTCAAACCCTGGCGCAGTTGCCGGCTGATCGCGTCGGTCAATTGCGCAAGCAGATCGCGCCCCCTGCGGTGCGGGTGTCGCCCCGGCCTGTTGGCGTGCGTCGCCAGGTGTCGCCGAAGCGACGCGCCCTGCCCTATGCGCTGGCAGCCCTGGGGCTGGTGGCCATAGTGGGCGGCGGTGGCTGGCTGCGCTGGTCTCATCTGCAAAACCAGCCGATCTTTGTCGAAACCTACGCCACCGCGCGCGGGCAACAGCTATCCGTCACCTTGCCCGACGGCAGCAGCCTGCAACTCGACACGGCAACCACCACGGCAGTCAGCCTGTATCGCCATCGACGCGAAGTGCGGCTGCTTGAGGGACAGGCCTTGTTCACCGTCACCCCTGACGCGGCTAAGCCCTTCGAGGTAGATGCCGGACCGCTGCGCGCTACCGTCGTCGGTACCCGTTTTTCGGTGCGCCATACCCATGCAGGGCTGGGCGGTGACGGGGTCACCGTGACCGTCGATGAAGGCCGTGTCCACGTCAGTTCACGCGCCGATACGGCGGATGGAAAGGCGCAACCGATGGTGGCACTGAACGCGGACGAGTCAGTGCACAGTGACGCGGCCGGTCGGCTCGGCCCCAGGCAGGCCTTACCTGCACGTACTGCGATGCTGTGGCGCGAAGGCCGTGTCAACCTGAACAACGTGCCGCTGTCGCAAGCCTTGGCGGAGTTCGAACGTTACGGCGACACCCGATTGCGTCTGGACCCGGCAGTAGCCGGCCTGCGCATCAGTGGCAGCTTCGAACTCGAACAGGCCGGTGCCTTTGCCAAGGCCCTGCCCCGGGTGCTGCCGGTTCGCCTGCGCGCACGCGAGGGCGCGACGGAGATCGTGCCGGCGAATTAAGCCGACGGTGCGGGCTGCGGGCCTGGACTCGATGATTCAGGCCCCGGGACGAATCCCCCCAGACATCCCCCAAAAAATAAATTCGCAAGCGACCTCAACTGTTTGCGTCGTGATCCGTCTTCATTGGTAGTGATTCTTATTTCTACCCGGAGATCTTCCTCGATGAACCCTCGCGCGTGTGTTGTGCCTGTCGTGTCTGCAGCAGTTGCCTGCCTTGCCGTGTTTGCCGCCCCGTCGCAGGCCCAGACCGTGGCCAGCTTCGAGATTTCGTTGTCGGCACAGCCGCTGGGCGACGCGTTGAACGAACTGGCACGCCAGACCCGGCTGCAGCTGATCGTCCGCCCCGAGCTGGTGGCAGGCAAGACCACCGCTGCGGTCTCGGGCAGACTGACGGCCAGACAGGCACTGGATCGCGTGCTTGCCGGCAGTGGCCTGACCGCGTCGCTGGACGGCGGCACCGCCATCATCTCGGCAGCACCCGCCGCGCTGTCGGGCGGACGCGTGCTCTCGGAAGTCGTGGTCACCGGTTCGGGCAAGGAGCCGATCAACGTATCGCCGCCGGGATACATTGCCCTGCGCGGTGCCACCGCTACCAAGACCGACACGCCGCTGACCGAAATCCCGCAGTCGATCTCGGTCATTACCCGCGACCAGATGGAAGTCCAGGCAATCCAGACGGTGGAGCAATCGCTGCGCTACACGGCCGGCGTACTGACCGAGATCACCGGATACGACCTGCGATACGCCAGCCTGAACATCCGGGGCTTTGACGCCTCGCTTTACCGTGACGGGCTGCGCCTGTTCAGAACGGGCACCTACGGCGACTGGCTTGCCGACCCGCAGGGCATCGAACGCGTCGAAGTGCTGAAAGGCCCGTCCGCCATGCTTTACGGCCAGGGTGGGCCGGGCGGTCTGGTGAACCAGGTATCCAAGCGCCCAGTCGCGGAAGCGATCAACGACGTGGGTTTGTCGGTGGGCAACCATCAGCGCTATCAGACCAACTTCGACTTCGGCCGTGCTATCAATCAGGACGCGACCGTGATGTTTCGTGTGAACGGTCTGGTGCGCGACAGCAAAACCCAGACGGATCATTCTCAGGACAACCGTGTCTTCATCGCGCCTTCGCTGACCTGGAAGCTCACCGACGACACCACCCTGACCTTGCTTGCCGACCACACCCGCGACCGCATGACGCCCAAGAGCTGGTGGCCGAACCAGTCGCTGCTGCTGAATTACGCAGAAGGCCGAATTCCTGTCGATCGCTTTGCGGGCGAACCTGACTTCGATCGTTATGACCGCGACATGAGTTCAGCAGGCTACCTGCTGGAACACCGCGTCGACAACAGCCTGGTACTGCGCCAGAACCTGCGCCATGCACGCTACGACCTGGACTATCAGCACGTCTACGCCACCGCCATGGGGCGCGACAACCGCACGGCAACGCGCGCCTCGCTGATCTCGAATTCGAGCAGCCGCGCCACCACGGTCGATACCCATCTGCAGAAGAACTTCGGCACCGGTCCGCTGCAACACCAGGTATTGGTGGGTGTCGACTACCAGGACTTCTCGGGCGTGGAGAACATCGGCTTCGGCACCGCACCGTCGCTGGACGTATTCAACCCGGTCTATGGCCGTAGCTTCGTCAGGCCGGTTACCACGCGCAACACTGCCGAGCTGAGCCAGTTCGGTGTCTACATCCAAGACCAGATCAAAATCGATCGCTGGATCATCAATGCCGGTTTGCGACACGATCGGGCAGATACCGAACGCGGCGCAGGTACTGCGACCGCCAGCGCGAAAGACAGCAAGAACAGCGGTAGCGCCGGTGTGCTCTATCGCTTCGACAGCGGCTTTTCGCCCTATGTCAGTTACGCCACCTCGTTCGCACCGGTGGTCGGCACCAACTACGGCAGTGCCCCGAAGCCAGAGACCGCCAAACAGGTGGAACTGGGCCTGAAGTACCAGCCGCCTGGCAGTGACAGCTTCATGACCGCGTCCTTGTTCGACATGAGCAAACAGAACGTGACGACGGTTGATGCAGGCAACCCGCTGCTGCGTACGCAAACCGGCGAAGTACGCTCGCGTGGCCTGGAACTTGAGGCCAAGACACGCATCGGCCAAGGTCTGGACCTGATTGCAAGCTACACCTGGCTCGATGCCTGGGTGTCAAAGAGCAACGATGCCGCCGAACTTGGCAAGCGCCCATTCCAGACGGCTCGCAACACCGCCAAGCTGTGGGTCGACTACGCCTTCCAGCACGAAGCGATGCGCGGCTGGGGAATTGGCGGTGGCGTCCGACGCGTGGGTCCGACCGTGGCCGACACCTACAACCGCTACTTCAACGAGGGCTATACCTTGTTCGATGCCGCGCTTCACTACAACCGCGGCAAC contains these protein-coding regions:
- a CDS encoding sigma-70 family RNA polymerase sigma factor codes for the protein MIAILDSGRPCAARFRVDACRISCLVGVVVVRYYRELLNHFANRLRNRDGAADLVQEAYVRLLSMQHAGQSVQEPRALLYRTAHNLMIDQHRHAEVRDHEDIDGLAESEQPAAPTHLQPDEAYAFEQRARAMHAVIDALPPRCREAFVLNRFEGLSHQEVAEHMGISRNMVAQHVIRGVLACKACDDALRVQQPISEGQS
- a CDS encoding FecR family protein; translated protein: MNRSARLPIPDEDARDTAAFLATQDPIDTQAAMWLLRQQDGWSTEDAAACEAWLQTDPAHRRAFDRLRDVCQTLAQLPADRVGQLRKQIAPPAVRVSPRPVGVRRQVSPKRRALPYALAALGLVAIVGGGGWLRWSHLQNQPIFVETYATARGQQLSVTLPDGSSLQLDTATTTAVSLYRHRREVRLLEGQALFTVTPDAAKPFEVDAGPLRATVVGTRFSVRHTHAGLGGDGVTVTVDEGRVHVSSRADTADGKAQPMVALNADESVHSDAAGRLGPRQALPARTAMLWREGRVNLNNVPLSQALAEFERYGDTRLRLDPAVAGLRISGSFELEQAGAFAKALPRVLPVRLRAREGATEIVPAN
- a CDS encoding TonB-dependent siderophore receptor, whose protein sequence is MSAAVACLAVFAAPSQAQTVASFEISLSAQPLGDALNELARQTRLQLIVRPELVAGKTTAAVSGRLTARQALDRVLAGSGLTASLDGGTAIISAAPAALSGGRVLSEVVVTGSGKEPINVSPPGYIALRGATATKTDTPLTEIPQSISVITRDQMEVQAIQTVEQSLRYTAGVLTEITGYDLRYASLNIRGFDASLYRDGLRLFRTGTYGDWLADPQGIERVEVLKGPSAMLYGQGGPGGLVNQVSKRPVAEAINDVGLSVGNHQRYQTNFDFGRAINQDATVMFRVNGLVRDSKTQTDHSQDNRVFIAPSLTWKLTDDTTLTLLADHTRDRMTPKSWWPNQSLLLNYAEGRIPVDRFAGEPDFDRYDRDMSSAGYLLEHRVDNSLVLRQNLRHARYDLDYQHVYATAMGRDNRTATRASLISNSSSRATTVDTHLQKNFGTGPLQHQVLVGVDYQDFSGVENIGFGTAPSLDVFNPVYGRSFVRPVTTRNTAELSQFGVYIQDQIKIDRWIINAGLRHDRADTERGAGTATASAKDSKNSGSAGVLYRFDSGFSPYVSYATSFAPVVGTNYGSAPKPETAKQVELGLKYQPPGSDSFMTASLFDMSKQNVTTVDAGNPLLRTQTGEVRSRGLELEAKTRIGQGLDLIASYTWLDAWVSKSNDAAELGKRPFQTARNTAKLWVDYAFQHEAMRGWGIGGGVRRVGPTVADTYNRYFNEGYTLFDAALHYNRGNLRFALNVANLTDRVTTANRAQFYGQDRTITATVGYRW